A window of the Bradyrhizobium ottawaense genome harbors these coding sequences:
- a CDS encoding response regulator yields MRINVLIADSCPVVVQGLRKALGAQRNFKIVACCSDGMSCIEAIGNLRPDIAVLDISMPGLTGLELLSIVSSEGFSTRVVFFTASVEDSELVELAAAGAYGVIQKNAALEFLVKSLQQVADGQRLFPLPCSDQVSREQSAVTAALTNREHQIMCLVSEGLSNKEIAVDSILATVPSRCISITSMRSWKSATGQRWQRSLSPKNQILQTTKRALASS; encoded by the coding sequence ATGCGCATCAATGTGTTGATTGCAGACAGCTGTCCAGTGGTCGTGCAGGGTTTGAGGAAGGCGCTGGGAGCGCAACGAAACTTTAAAATTGTTGCGTGTTGCAGTGACGGCATGAGCTGCATCGAAGCAATTGGGAATTTAAGGCCGGATATCGCCGTTCTCGACATCTCAATGCCTGGCCTGACCGGGTTGGAACTTCTCAGCATCGTTAGCTCCGAGGGTTTTTCCACGCGGGTGGTCTTTTTCACCGCGTCTGTTGAAGACAGCGAGTTGGTCGAGTTAGCCGCTGCCGGTGCCTACGGCGTCATTCAGAAGAATGCGGCACTGGAATTTCTGGTGAAGTCGCTGCAGCAGGTCGCCGATGGGCAGAGGCTGTTCCCGCTGCCTTGCTCTGATCAGGTATCTCGGGAGCAAAGCGCGGTCACTGCAGCGTTAACAAACCGAGAGCACCAGATCATGTGCTTGGTGTCCGAAGGCTTGTCGAACAAGGAAATAGCCGTCGACTCAATATTAGCGACGGTACCATCAAGGTGCATCTCCATCACATCTATGAGAAGTTGGAAATCAGCAACCGGACAGCGCTGGCAGCGGTCGCTATCTCCCAAAAATCAAATTCTCCAGACAACAAAACGGGCATTGGCTAGCTCCTAA
- a CDS encoding Crp/Fnr family transcriptional regulator — protein sequence MANAKPQSLAEREVLFEAGDVADGCYRLEQGLLKVSIASPQGDERILTILGPGSIVGELAIIDGLPRSATVVAIRDCKLSYMGREAFVSCLREYPEIYSDLVSTLVSRLREADNAMAAASFLSVKARVARALLELAEHLGRETESGRIVILHKIRQSDIAAMAGVARENVSRTLTELKGRGLIG from the coding sequence TTGGCAAACGCGAAGCCGCAATCGCTCGCCGAAAGAGAAGTGCTATTTGAGGCTGGCGACGTCGCCGATGGTTGCTATCGGCTTGAACAGGGCCTGCTCAAGGTCAGCATCGCTTCGCCTCAAGGTGACGAGCGGATACTGACGATCCTTGGCCCGGGCTCGATCGTCGGAGAACTCGCGATCATCGACGGGCTGCCGAGATCGGCCACCGTGGTCGCGATCCGGGACTGCAAGTTGAGCTACATGGGCCGGGAAGCGTTCGTCAGTTGCCTACGAGAATATCCCGAAATCTACAGCGATCTCGTCTCCACCCTGGTGTCACGCTTGCGCGAGGCCGATAATGCGATGGCAGCAGCAAGCTTCCTGTCCGTCAAGGCCCGGGTCGCGCGCGCGCTGCTCGAACTAGCGGAGCATCTCGGTCGCGAGACGGAATCCGGACGAATTGTCATTCTCCACAAGATCAGGCAGAGCGATATCGCGGCAATGGCGGGCGTTGCGCGCGAAAACGTAAGTCGAACCCTGACCGAACTGAAGGGGCGCGGATTGATCGGTTAA
- a CDS encoding YihY/virulence factor BrkB family protein: MSDAWKILRSAVQGYIANSALSRGAAMSFYAVTSLTPVLLIVVAVAGIAFGQDSVRDGLIQEIVGILGQQSGELVKSMLAKSSDPQTGTLATIFGIVMLLVTASGVFGEMQAALNATWKTKAPDEPFFSMIRGRATSLGLVGALGFLLMVSLAASTGLSALAEYLGSKNGLAPLILSTINTLVSIALFTALFAAIYKVLPDTPIAWRDVRTGAFLTALMFTAGKSMIGWYLGTTATSSGNGAAGALIVILLWTYYSAQIFLFGSEVTKAIADTRLETESARRPQIPQRVQSAR, from the coding sequence ATGTCAGACGCTTGGAAGATTCTCAGGTCCGCAGTCCAGGGTTACATCGCCAATAGCGCCCTGAGCCGCGGCGCGGCAATGTCTTTTTACGCCGTCACTTCGCTGACCCCGGTCCTTTTGATCGTGGTAGCCGTCGCGGGCATTGCCTTTGGACAAGACTCGGTCCGCGATGGCCTCATCCAGGAAATTGTTGGGATTCTTGGACAACAAAGTGGGGAATTGGTCAAATCGATGCTCGCCAAGTCCAGCGATCCGCAAACCGGAACCTTGGCGACGATCTTTGGCATTGTAATGCTGCTGGTCACGGCTTCAGGGGTGTTCGGGGAAATGCAGGCCGCTTTGAATGCCACCTGGAAGACCAAAGCTCCCGACGAACCATTTTTTTCGATGATCCGGGGCCGGGCAACGAGTCTCGGCCTGGTAGGTGCACTCGGGTTTTTGTTGATGGTTTCGCTTGCCGCAAGCACGGGCCTCTCGGCTCTGGCGGAGTATCTCGGCAGCAAGAACGGCCTGGCGCCGTTGATCCTGTCGACCATTAATACTCTGGTGTCGATCGCCCTCTTCACGGCCTTGTTCGCCGCCATTTACAAGGTCCTGCCAGACACCCCGATTGCATGGCGGGATGTCCGCACTGGCGCATTTCTGACAGCGCTGATGTTCACGGCGGGCAAAAGCATGATCGGTTGGTATTTGGGGACGACCGCGACCAGTTCGGGCAACGGAGCCGCGGGCGCTTTGATCGTAATCCTGCTCTGGACCTACTACTCTGCGCAGATATTCCTGTTTGGGTCGGAAGTAACTAAAGCCATCGCTGACACTCGATTGGAAACGGAATCTGCCAGACGTCCACAGATTCCTCAGCGCGTTCAATCCGCACGCTGA
- a CDS encoding phage holin family protein, translated as MTSRTDRSIPELFSDAFGQLAKLIGNELAVARAELSEKAGQVGRAAAMMGAGAVIMISALVMLLFAAAAALMHAGFSDLLRI; from the coding sequence ATGACTTCTCGAACTGATCGGTCCATCCCGGAACTGTTCAGCGACGCGTTCGGGCAGCTTGCTAAGCTGATTGGAAACGAACTCGCGGTTGCGCGTGCCGAACTGTCTGAGAAGGCCGGGCAGGTCGGGAGAGCGGCGGCAATGATGGGTGCGGGCGCGGTAATCATGATTTCCGCACTCGTTATGCTGTTGTTCGCCGCTGCGGCAGCGCTGATGCACGCCGGCTTTTCAGACCTGTTGCGTATTTGA